The Bacteroidales bacterium genome includes the window TTTGAATGCCTGATAACTGGCCGAAATTATTTACAGCATCATATACATATCTGTCTTTCATGATCATGTACTTTTGTTGATCATTAAATCAAAAAGCAAGTATTATGACTACAAATATTCGGTACATTAATGGATGATTGCCTTTTGATTTTCAAGAGGTGATGAAAATGAAAGATACCCATCTGGTAACTCTAGTTGCCCTTCTCCAGGAAACGTTCAATATCCCGGATCTTTCCAAATATGACCATAATGTCATCTTTTCGTAAATGGCTGTCTGCTTTTGCAATATTTTTAATTTGATTTGTCTTGATCTTAATTCCCAGGAAGCTTTTATCAATCTCCCGGGAAATAATAGCCAGAACTGTGATATCAAACTCAGAACGGATATTTGACTCGCTTAGAATCTTTCCATCATACCTTTCCGGAACAGTAATCTTGACTATGCTGTAATCCGCTGAGAGTTCAAACGTATCTATCAGACCTTCCGTAGTTAA containing:
- a CDS encoding TrkA C-terminal domain-containing protein; this encodes LTTEGLIDTFELSADYSIVKITVPERYDGKILSESNIRSEFDITVLAIISREIDKSFLGIKIKTNQIKNIAKADSHLRKDDIMVIFGKIRDIERFLEKGN